Proteins from one Sabethes cyaneus chromosome 2, idSabCyanKW18_F2, whole genome shotgun sequence genomic window:
- the LOC128738438 gene encoding uncharacterized protein LOC128738438, producing MDFKCPLCDMPIPTLEKLKQHIKNTHSAYFCDTYLFPSEMLFPGISSSVAPNNVDGVITHEPISTPEVAIEQIEEPCCVCCEYGGPEGEGDECGLCDCNCEDDTGAECDDCLVM from the exons ATGGACTTCAAATGTCCACTCTGTGATATGCCGATTCCAACGCTGGAGAAACTAAAACAGCACatcaaaaacacacacagcGCGTACTTTTGCGACACATACCTTTTCCCGTCGGAAATGCTCTTTCCCGGTATTTCCTCCAGTGTTGCGCCAAACAATGTGGATGGAGTGATCACCCATGAACCG ATTTCGACACCGGAAGTGGCCATCGAACAGATCGAGGAACCATGCTGTGTTTGCTGCGAGTATGGTGGCCCCGAAGGTGAAGGAGATGAGTGCGGTTTGTGTGATTGCAATTGCGAAGACGACACTGGAGCCGAGTGTGACGACTGCTTGGTGATGTAA